In the Eptesicus fuscus isolate TK198812 chromosome 12, DD_ASM_mEF_20220401, whole genome shotgun sequence genome, one interval contains:
- the MTG2 gene encoding mitochondrial ribosome-associated GTPase 2 isoform X2 — protein MMSGRLFSAGPWSVLEGLGRWTLAPQAALGRLLLQHTAPRLLSLSSADCAKEPSRKKLLSEKKLKRHFVDHRRVLVRGGHGGDGVSCFHSEPRKEFGGPDGGDGGNGGHIILKVDRQLKSLSSVLSQYQGFDGEDGGSKNCFGRNGALLYVRVPMGTLVKEGNEVVADLSHPGDEYVAALGGAGGKGNRFFLANDNRAPVTCTSGEPGQERELFLELKTMAHAGLVGFPNAGKSSLLRAISNAKPAVAAYPFTTLNPHVGIVHYEDHQQVAVADVPGIIRGAHQNRGLGLAFLRHIERCGFLLFVVDLAVPEPWTQVEDLKYELEKYEQGLSERPHAIVANKIDLPQARANLPALQAHLGGKAVALSAVTGENLEELLLRIKELHDEHMAAGLAQGHQLFRW, from the exons ATGATGTCTGGGAGGCTGTTCTCTGCAGGACCATGGAGCGTGTTGGAGGGCCTGGGGCGCTGGACTCTGGCCCCACAGGCCGCCCTCGGCCGGCTCCTCCTGCAGCACACTGCCCCCCGGCTGCTCTCGCTCAGCTCTGCGGACTGCGCCAAGGAACCTTCCAGAAAGAAACTGCTCTCCGAGAAAAAACTG aaaaggcattttgtGGACCATCGCCGGGTGCTTGTCCGAGGGGGCCACGGAGGCGACGGGGTGAGCTGCTTCCACAGTGAGCCCCGGAAGGAGTTTGGGGGTCCCGATGGTGGCGACGGAGGCAACGGTGGCCACATCATCCTGAAAG TCGACCGACAACTCAAGTCACTGTCCTCAGTCCTGTCCCAGTACCAGGGCTTTGATGGAGAAGATGGTGGCAGTAAAAACTGCTTCGGGCGAAATGGTGCTCTCCTCTACGTCCGG GTCCCCATGGGCACTTTAGTGAAGGAGGGAAACGAAGTTGTGGCTGACCTCTCACACCCCGGGGATGAGTATGTGGCTGCTCTGGGGGGCGCAGGAGGAAAGGGCAACCGCTTTTTCCTGGCCAATGACAACCGCGCGCCCGTCACCTGCACCTCCGGGGAGCCCGGGCAGGAGCGGGAACTCTTCCTGGAGCTCAAGACCATGGCCCACGCTGGCCTG GTCGGATTCCCCAACGCAGGCAAGTCTTCGCTTCTCCGGGCCATTTCAAACGCGAAGCCCGCTGTGGCTGCCTACCCGTTCACGACCTTGAACCCCCACGTGGGCATTGTGCACTATGAGGACCACCAGCAAGTAGCAG TGGCTGACGTGCCGGGCATCATCCGAGGCGCACACCAGAACCGAGGCCTGGGGCTGGCCTTCCTCAGACACATCGAGCGCTGCGGCTTCCTCCTGTTCGTGGTGGACCTGGCGGTGCCGGAGCCCTGGACCCAAGTCGAGGACCTGAAGTACGAGCTGGAGAAGTACGAGCAAGGCCTGTCTGAGCGGCCCCACGCCATCGTCGCCAATAAGATTGACCTCCCTCAGGCGCGAGCCAACCTGCCCGCGCTGCAGGCCCACCTGGGCGGGAAGGCCGTCGCCCTGTCGGCGGTCACGGGTGAGAACctggaggagctgctgctgcGCATCAAGGAGCTGCATGACGAGCACATGGCCGCCGGCCTGGCGCAGGGCCACCAGCTGTTCAGGTGGTAG
- the MTG2 gene encoding mitochondrial ribosome-associated GTPase 2 isoform X1, translated as MVGAMMSGRLFSAGPWSVLEGLGRWTLAPQAALGRLLLQHTAPRLLSLSSADCAKEPSRKKLLSEKKLKRHFVDHRRVLVRGGHGGDGVSCFHSEPRKEFGGPDGGDGGNGGHIILKVDRQLKSLSSVLSQYQGFDGEDGGSKNCFGRNGALLYVRVPMGTLVKEGNEVVADLSHPGDEYVAALGGAGGKGNRFFLANDNRAPVTCTSGEPGQERELFLELKTMAHAGLVGFPNAGKSSLLRAISNAKPAVAAYPFTTLNPHVGIVHYEDHQQVAVADVPGIIRGAHQNRGLGLAFLRHIERCGFLLFVVDLAVPEPWTQVEDLKYELEKYEQGLSERPHAIVANKIDLPQARANLPALQAHLGGKAVALSAVTGENLEELLLRIKELHDEHMAAGLAQGHQLFRW; from the exons ATGGTG GGAGCCATGATGTCTGGGAGGCTGTTCTCTGCAGGACCATGGAGCGTGTTGGAGGGCCTGGGGCGCTGGACTCTGGCCCCACAGGCCGCCCTCGGCCGGCTCCTCCTGCAGCACACTGCCCCCCGGCTGCTCTCGCTCAGCTCTGCGGACTGCGCCAAGGAACCTTCCAGAAAGAAACTGCTCTCCGAGAAAAAACTG aaaaggcattttgtGGACCATCGCCGGGTGCTTGTCCGAGGGGGCCACGGAGGCGACGGGGTGAGCTGCTTCCACAGTGAGCCCCGGAAGGAGTTTGGGGGTCCCGATGGTGGCGACGGAGGCAACGGTGGCCACATCATCCTGAAAG TCGACCGACAACTCAAGTCACTGTCCTCAGTCCTGTCCCAGTACCAGGGCTTTGATGGAGAAGATGGTGGCAGTAAAAACTGCTTCGGGCGAAATGGTGCTCTCCTCTACGTCCGG GTCCCCATGGGCACTTTAGTGAAGGAGGGAAACGAAGTTGTGGCTGACCTCTCACACCCCGGGGATGAGTATGTGGCTGCTCTGGGGGGCGCAGGAGGAAAGGGCAACCGCTTTTTCCTGGCCAATGACAACCGCGCGCCCGTCACCTGCACCTCCGGGGAGCCCGGGCAGGAGCGGGAACTCTTCCTGGAGCTCAAGACCATGGCCCACGCTGGCCTG GTCGGATTCCCCAACGCAGGCAAGTCTTCGCTTCTCCGGGCCATTTCAAACGCGAAGCCCGCTGTGGCTGCCTACCCGTTCACGACCTTGAACCCCCACGTGGGCATTGTGCACTATGAGGACCACCAGCAAGTAGCAG TGGCTGACGTGCCGGGCATCATCCGAGGCGCACACCAGAACCGAGGCCTGGGGCTGGCCTTCCTCAGACACATCGAGCGCTGCGGCTTCCTCCTGTTCGTGGTGGACCTGGCGGTGCCGGAGCCCTGGACCCAAGTCGAGGACCTGAAGTACGAGCTGGAGAAGTACGAGCAAGGCCTGTCTGAGCGGCCCCACGCCATCGTCGCCAATAAGATTGACCTCCCTCAGGCGCGAGCCAACCTGCCCGCGCTGCAGGCCCACCTGGGCGGGAAGGCCGTCGCCCTGTCGGCGGTCACGGGTGAGAACctggaggagctgctgctgcGCATCAAGGAGCTGCATGACGAGCACATGGCCGCCGGCCTGGCGCAGGGCCACCAGCTGTTCAGGTGGTAG